One Ranitomeya variabilis isolate aRanVar5 chromosome 5, aRanVar5.hap1, whole genome shotgun sequence DNA window includes the following coding sequences:
- the LOC143773954 gene encoding histone H1.01-like: MLRTVQLSSQSVRSKPVHITGASSSCLSVFLTGDICVLVPQHMMAETAPAAAPPPAELAAKSKKQPKKSAAKKSNKPSGPSVSELIVTAVSASKERSGVSLAALKKALSAGGYDVEKNNSRLKLAVKSLVTKGALLQVKGSGASGSFKLNKKQETKDKVAKKKSAAAAKPKKPAAKKAAKSPKKPKKAPTAAKKSPKKAKKPAAAKKAAKSPKKPKTTPKPKKVRKSPAKKAAKPKAAKSPAKKAAKAKKPAAKK, encoded by the coding sequence ATGCTCAGGACGGTGCagctcagcagccaatcagtgcgcaGTAAGCCTGTACATATAACAGGCGCCTCCAGCTCCTGTCTCAGTGTTTTCCTAACAGGAGATATTTGTGTTCTAGTTCCGCAGCACATGATGGCAGAGACCGcgccagccgccgctccccctcccgcaGAGCTGGCcgccaaatccaagaagcagccgaagAAATCCGCCGCCAAGAAAAGCAATAAACCCTCTGGCCCCAGCGTCTCCGAGCTGATCGTCACAGCCGTGTCCGCCTCTAAGGAGCGCAGCGGGGTGTCTCTGGCCGCCCTGAAGAAAGCTCTGTCTGCCGGAGGGTACGATGTGGAGAAGAACAACAGCCGCCTGAAGCTGGCCGTCAAGTCTCTGGTCACCAAGGGCGCCCTCCTCCAGGTGAAGGGCAGCGGCGCCTCCGGGTCCTTCAAGCTGAACAAAAAGCAGGAGACTAAGGACAAAGTGGCCAAGAAGAAGTCAGCAGCTGCGGCCAAGCCCAAGAAACCAGCAGCCAAGAAAGCGGCCAAATCCCCGAAGAAGCCCAAGAAGGCTCCAACCGCGGCCAAGAAGAGTCCGAAAAAGGCCAAGAAGCCCGCAGCTGCCAAGAAAGCGgccaagagccccaagaagccgaaaACCACTCCCAAGCCCAAGAAGGTGAGGaagagtccggctaagaaggcggccaaacccaaagctgccaagagtccggctaagaaggcTGCGAAAGCCAAGAAGCCCGCGGCTAAGAAATAA
- the LOC143773956 gene encoding histone H3, with protein sequence MARTKQTARKSTGGKAPRKQLATKAARKSAPATGGVKKPHRYRPGTVALREIRRYQKSTELLIRKLPFQRLVREIAQDFKTDLRFQSSAVMALQEASEAYLVGLFEDTNLCAIHAKRVTIMPKDIQLARRIRGERA encoded by the coding sequence ATGGCCAGAACTAAGCAGACCGCccgtaaatccaccggagggaaagcTCCCCGCAAGCAGCTGGCCACTAAGGCCGCCAGAAAGAGCGCTCCCGCCACTGGCGGCGTGAAGAAGCCGCACAGATACCGGCCAGGGACAGTCGCTCTCCGTGAGATCCGCCGTTACCAGAAGTCCACCGAGCTGCTGATCCGTAAGCTTCCCTTCCAGCGCCTGGTGAGAGAAATCGCCCAGGACTTCAAGACCGATCTGCGCTTCCAGAGCTCGGCCGTCATGGCCCTGCAGGAGGCCAGCGAGGCTTATCTGGTGGGGCTGTTCGAGGACACCAACCTGTGCGCGATCCACGCTAAGAGGGTCACCATCATGCCCAAAGACATCCAGCTGGCCCGCCGGATCCGTGGGGAGAGAGCTTAG
- the LOC143773957 gene encoding histone H2B 1.1-like has translation MADPKSAPAPKKGSKKAVTKTQKKDGKKRRKSRKESYAIYVYKVLKQVHPDTGISSKAMGIMNSFVNDIFERIAGEASRLAHYNKRSTITSREIQTAVRLLLPGELAKHAVSEGTKAVTKYTSAK, from the coding sequence ATGGCTGATCCCAAGTCTGCTCCAGCCCCCAAGAAGGGCTCCAAGAAAGCCGTAACCAAGACCCAGAAGAAGGACGGCAAgaagcggaggaagagcaggaagGAGAGCTACGCCATCTACGTGTACAAGGTGCTAAAGCAGGTCCACCCCGACACCGGCATTTCCTCTAAGGCCATGGGCATCATGAACTCCTTCGTCAACGACATCTTCGAGCGCATCGCAGGGGAAGCCTCCCGCCTGGCTCACTACAACAAGCGCTCCACCATCACCTCCCGGGAGATCCAGACCGCCGTGCGCCTGCTGCTGCCCGGAGAGCTGGCCAAGCACGCCGTGTCCGAGGGCACCAAGGCCGTCACCAAGTACACCAGCGCCAAGTGA